CTTTCATTAGAAGTAGTGACTTCATTATCTCAAATAAGCCTCAGAATTCTCTATTGTCTGCTTAAGAGCATTGTGAATAATATACTAAATAAGAGTCTGGTCTTTGGAACTAGTCCCTGGGTTTAACACTCCAGCTATGTTACTTTCTAGCTTGTTGACATTTGgaaatttatttaatgttttgtatttcagtttctttatttGGATAAAGGAGTCACCTACTTCTGGAGTTTTTGTATGAACTAAGTGTTAAGTACACATCCACTGGGCAGCATGGTACACATTTCCATTCTTAaccacccaggagacagaggaaggaggatttcttAAGCATGTGAATTCAAGACAAGCCTTAACAACATAGTGAGAAtggacaagaaagaaagaaagaaagagagaggaaaggagggaagaagagaaagagaggaaaagaagagaggaaagaagggagagaaggaggaaaatgataaaagaaaaggaaggaagggagagcaaAACattgccaccaaaaaaaaaaaaaccagaaaagaaaacaaaaaatggacTTAGAAATCACTTAGACAGTGTCTGTTGTTACATAGACATAATGTTAAGTATTATTATTTAGACATAAGAAATGTCACGAATGAGGTGTACCATTTGAAAATTAAACTTTAGAGAACTTAGGTGACTTTTTAAAGCCACAGTGACATTTCCAAAGCCACAGAAAGTCAATGATGTACTTAAGCATTGAACACATCTCTGAGTCCTTTATGAATATTTCCATTAGCAAATTAATGTAAGAGATATTTTTCCCCTATGCATCTTCCTTACCCTGGGAGTCCCAGTTCATTTACTGCAAGAACTTAGGTGAAGTTGTAGATGGTTCTACCAGAGACCAGAAGCACTGCAGACAGTCATGGTCCATGGCTTACTGAGTGTCCTCACCCATTCCAGTTAACCTGAGGAACGCCCTCTTCACATCTTTGTTCCGGAGGCTGTAAATAATGGGGTTAAGAAAGGCAGAGATGACATTGTAGAACAAGGCCAACTTCTTGTCATCCTCTGGGGAGGCTTCAGAGCCAGGCCTCATATACATGACCATACATGGAATACAGAACATGGTGACCACAGTGATGTGTGAGGCACAGGTGGAGAAGGCCTTCATCTGCCCTTGGGTGGAATGAATCCGTAGAATGGACATGAAAATATGAACATATGATGTCAAGATGAGGGACAATGGGATTAGAAGCAAGATGAAACCCAAGATGAAGTCCACTCGGTCATTGAGGGATGTATCTGCACAGGCCAGCTTCAAGACAGCCGGAATTTCACAAAAGAAGTGGTTGATTTCATTTGGACCACAGTAGGGTAGGGTCATTGCAAAGACTGTGTAGACAAGGGCACAGGTGAGACCACAAAGAGCAGAGCTGACTACCAGGATTATACACAGGGCTTGGCTCATCTGGACCCCATAGTGGAGCGGATAGCATATGGCAACATATCTGTCATAGGCCATAACTGCAAAAATCCATGTCTCAGTGATGCCTAATGTCAGAAAAATGTACATCTGGATGACACACCCAACATAAGAGATGGTCTTATTCTTGCTTACTAAATGAGCCAGCATCTGGGGCACTGTTGTGGTGGCATAACTGAGATCCAGCAGGGAGAGGATactgaggaagaagtacatgggtgtGTGGAGACGTGCATCTATTCTGATCAGGGCAACAATGAGCCCGTTGCCCACAACCGTAAGCAAgtagaggatgaggaagaagaagaaaaggatccAGTTGATCCTAGGATTCCCAGAGAAGCCCAATAGGATAAACTCAGTTACGGAGCTGTGATTTCTCCAACCTCGACTGTGCATGGCCTTCCTTCtgagaagaaaagagaacatATTTCTGACTGGTTGGCACTGTCAATGTTAGAATGCAATATGAGATCCACAGAGACAAGAGCTGAAGTCAAAAAATCTGCCTCCACACCCAGAGAATAATTGATTCAAGTGGGTCTCATATAGCTTTAGGGACTTATTAGGGCTTCTAATAAATATTGTTGACTTATCTAATTAGTTATCCATGATAAAAATCCAATGTTTATGTGACAG
The genomic region above belongs to Jaculus jaculus isolate mJacJac1 chromosome 5, mJacJac1.mat.Y.cur, whole genome shotgun sequence and contains:
- the LOC123460871 gene encoding olfactory receptor 2A12-like isoform X1 — protein: MHSRGWRNHSSVTEFILLGFSGNPRINWILFFFFLILYLLTVVGNGLIVALIRIDARLHTPMYFFLSILSLLDLSYATTTVPQMLAHLVSKNKTISYVGCVIQMYIFLTLGITETWIFAVMAYDRYVAICYPLHYGVQMSQALCIILVVSSALCGLTCALVYTVFAMTLPYCGPNEINHFFCEIPAVLKLACADTSLNDRVDFILGFILLLIPLSLILTSYVHIFMSILRIHSTQGQMKAFSTCASHITVVTMFCIPCMVMYMRPGSEASPEDDKKLALFYNVISAFLNPIIYSLRNKDVKRAFLRLTGMGEDTQ
- the LOC123460871 gene encoding olfactory receptor 2A12-like isoform X2, whose amino-acid sequence is MVTKQNHSSVTEFILLGFSGNPRINWILFFFFLILYLLTVVGNGLIVALIRIDARLHTPMYFFLSILSLLDLSYATTTVPQMLAHLVSKNKTISYVGCVIQMYIFLTLGITETWIFAVMAYDRYVAICYPLHYGVQMSQALCIILVVSSALCGLTCALVYTVFAMTLPYCGPNEINHFFCEIPAVLKLACADTSLNDRVDFILGFILLLIPLSLILTSYVHIFMSILRIHSTQGQMKAFSTCASHITVVTMFCIPCMVMYMRPGSEASPEDDKKLALFYNVISAFLNPIIYSLRNKDVKRAFLRLTGMGEDTQ